Genomic segment of Panicum virgatum strain AP13 chromosome 2K, P.virgatum_v5, whole genome shotgun sequence:
GCCGGAATCCTCGAATTTTCTTGCCACTTCCCCCTTCCGGTCCCGACTGACTGCAATGGAATTGCATATGCAGAGTTCGTCCTCGGTAGCGCCTGCTTCCTATCCGTCCCCTTCGCCATGGATTTCTTCAGATTAGTGATCTCTGATTCTTCCCCCAGCGCAAGGTGCCCTCTATTTTTTTTGGTTCATGCCGATAATTTGTTTATGTAGTAGAGCATTGTTGTCGTAGTAGATTATTGCAATCTCGTAGTACCCTGATTCTTTTCCATGTTTCCTGTCTGATTATTCCATGTTCAATTGCGATCTTCAGGATGTTTAAGAGGTTTGTTCATACGATGGCTACCAATCCAAAGAAATAATTGCAATGGGCGGGGGGGGTCTTTGGTTTATTAAGATCACAATTTGACATTGTTCTAGAAGTATAAAACACATCCTGTTAGAATTAATTGTCTCATTCCAAGAATTTGCAATTCTTCTATTCATTACATATGATCATTTTGCTGCATTTTTATGTATAATTATGCACTGTAAATGTATCCCTCCTGATGTCTGCAGTTGTTTACCTATATTTCTGCTCCCTCCACGTATGCAATGCAGGTGTGTATGCTTTATATTTACCAGGTCTGCTGAAGTAAGAACAATGCAACACATTCTACTAAActctcaggccctgtttagttcccaaaatttttttacaGTGCCCGTCATATTAAATattcgaacacatgcatggaacattaaatatagttaaaaaaataattaattacacagtcttactgattagcacgagatgaatcttttaagcttaattaatccagaattggacattatttatcaagtaataATAAAATGTGTTACAGTATCAAAATCAATAACTTTTCACAGACTAAACGGGGCCTCAATGTCAGGTGCTCCGATTCTCTTTTGTGTGGTTTTAACAATTCAACTGCTCAGTCCTCGAAGCAGTATGCACGTGTTCTATAATACATGCTTATTTTAAAAGTCATATGAATTATTTAAATATATTATGCGTTGTCTTATGTATGCAATAAAATGACTACAAAGATCAAGTATGTACTGGATCACCATGAATTTGTGTGTCAAAGTATGAATTAATCAACCTGCGGATAGCCAAACAGACAGCTTAGTATAAATTGTCTGTTTGTGATAAAAAACAGCAACGGCCTACACGGCTGCTTTTAGCATCGAAGCAGCCCCGTCCCGCTCGGACACATGGGCCACCCCACGCGTCCGGATCCACTCCGTCCACTCGCGACCGTACCCGATCCGACGGCCATGGCCGATGAGGGTTTTGCCCCCGGGGGTACAAATTGCCCCcatcccccgccgcgccgccctcgcgctctcctctctcctcgcgACGCCGCCGTTGGGAGCCCTGCCCTGACTCCGGGAGAGCCCCCAACCCTTATCAAACCCTAAACCAGAAAACCTACCCCAAAAAAATCCGcaaaaaatcccagaaaaaaaaatcaccacCACCCGATCGGagatggcggcgcaggggcaACAGGCGGCGTCGGGATCCgagtccggcggcggctccccgGCCGCTCctgccggggcggcggcggcggccggggcggcgttCCCCGCGACCTCGCTGTACGTGGGCGACCTGCACGAGAGCGTGCAGGACGCGCAGCTCTTCGACGTCTTCAGCCAGGTCGGCGGCGTCGTCTCCGTACGCGTCTGCAGGGACATCAACTCCCGCAAGTCGCTCGGGTACGCCTACGTCAACTACAACAACCCGGCCGACGGTGAGCCCCTGGACTCCTCTCCAGTGCCCCCGATCTGTCGATTAGGGTTCCGGCGCCGGCGGTTGCGATCGGCTACGGGCTAGGGTTTGTAAAATCCGACGGATTTGGCGGCAGTTAGGGTTTAGATGCCAAATCCCCGATCGATTGGCTTGATGccgctagggtttgaggcgtTGTAGAGATTTTCCAGCGCTATTGCTCCGTCGCAATAATGGTTTCCTGTAACACTCGTATCTGAGGTTTAGGATGTTGCTTCTTTTGATGTGTTGCTGTGGTTACAACATGTTTTGTCGGTGGGGATATATGTTTTGTTGATTTTGTTAGATAAAAAAACTTTCCTCGTACTGAAGAAGTACTGTAAATAGTGGATTGAAGGGAGCCAGGGAGGGTGTATATTTGCTGATTCCCTCTTTTGGCAAGTTAGGTTCTTGTGGTTAATGTATGCCTGTTACTTTTTTTTGCCTTTGTAGGAGCCAGAAAAATGTTCTCTTGTATTGCTTACTACTATTTATTGGTGTTCCTTCTTTCAATATGCTAGGATTCTTTATAAGGTGGTGCAATGCCTGTGCATTTTTTATGGCAACACTTCGTAACTTACCTAAGAGTATGTTATGTAGGCTGCCAAAACTTATCTTTTGGTTACTGGCAACAGAGCTTTAGGATCGCTGCTTCTTGTTATGTGTTGGCTGGGATTGCAGCATGTTAATCTCTATGGACTTTTAGTTTCTTGATATTGTTGATTTAAAAGTTTTCCTCAAAATATGGAGCCTAGCCGCCCCACAAAAGTGGCATCACCTAGCATTGTAGATTTTGTGAGATGGCTTGAAGCCTTCCTATGTGAGGAGAATGAGGGGCCTACCCATTGTAGGTTTAATGGGGAGAATGAGGggcctacccttgagttagaggactcttttgacgataccaacagacgcttTGTGAGAAAAATTCAGGAagcagagatcggggaggctttgaagaggatgaagggaggtaaagcgatgggccctgatggtatccccattgaggtgtggagacgCCTAGGTGACAGAgcgatagtatggttaactaacctttttaacctcatttttcggtcaaacaagatgcctgaagaatggagaagtatattagtaccgatCTTCAAAAATAAGGGAGATGTTcagagttgtactaactaccgtgtaATTAACCTGATGAGTCATATGATGAAGCtatgggagagggttatcgagcactgcctaagaagagtgacaagtgtgacccaaaatcaaTTTGAATTCATGCTTGGTAGgtcgaccatggaggcgattttcttaatacgacaattgatagAGAGTTATAGAGAGCagcagaaggacttgcacatggtctttattgacctcgagaaggcgtatgacaaagtattgagaaatgtcatgtggtgggccttggagaagcacaaagtcccaactaagtacattaccctcattaaggatatgtacaaggatgcgatgacgtttgtccggacatgtgatagcgacaccactgactttcctattaacataggtttacatcaggggtcagcattgagcccttatttatttgctttgatgatggatgaggtcacaagtgacatacaaggtgatatccCTTGGTGTGTGCTCTTTGTTGATGATGtagtgctagttgacgagagtagggaaggggttaataggaagttagagctgtggagacgtacgttaagtcgaaagggttcaggcttagtaggaccaagaccgagtacatgatgtgcgattttagCGCGACTATGCATGAGGGTGGAGATGTTAGtctcgatgggcaagtggtggcctggaaggatacttttcggtatttaggatcgatgctacaaaaggatggcgacattgatgaatatgttaggcatagaatctcagttggttggttgaaatggcgtcaagcttctggcatcctctgTGATCACAGAAGGGTGCCACAAAGCTAAAAGGAAGTTCTGTAGGACAGCGATtcgcccggcgatgttatatggtgctgaatgttggcccacaaaaaggcgacatgtcaagcaactgagtgtagcagagatgcggatgctGCGGTgattttgcgggcacacaagaagGGATAAGTCCGGAACAAAGTTATTCGGGAAAGGGtaggagtggcaccaattgaggagaaatacccaacatcggttgagatggtttggacatatccaacggaggcctcctaAGGTGCCGGTGTGTAGTGGGGTTCTAAAGCGTGTcgataaggtaaagaggggtagaggtagacctaaactgacttaggatgagtcggttaagaaaGACCTTAatgattggaatatctctgaagagatagctttggataggagcgcttggagactagctatcagtgtgcctgaaccgtgacctttgtgtctcttgggtttcatctctagcctaccccaactcgcttgggacaaaaggctatgttgttgttgttgctgctgcttgaATCCTTCCTATGTTTGAGGGAGATGTTTTTCTTTCATGTGCAAGTGCTTAGCTTTGCTGTTCATATGAATTTAGGGCTTGTTTAGGAGAGCTTTTATTGGCTCCGACTTCACCTGTTCCGAGCAAATTAAGGCACTGTAGCATGAAGCTGTTTTGTAAGCTGGGGTAAAAATGAACTAGAAGCTGGGTGAAGCCACTTTTTTTGGCTTCAGAGACTTTGGCTTCACCAGTGATGGTGCAGCCGTTTTGgagagccctcccaaacggccCTTATTGAGAATTGTTTCTTTCCTCTTAAATTTGTGTGGTTTAATGTGATGTTATATCAAGGGAGAGGTTGTACCTGATTGTTGGCTAAAAATCTTTTGTTAAGCTGGTTCTGGTGGTATCTGGCACTAAAAGCAGTTTCTTTTATTGCTTATTAGTtattacaaaggatgttgcTGCTGCTTTGTTCTATATATGTGCTGATTTTCTTGTAAGATGTGCCAGCATGATGTTTGTTCGTTTGTCCTGCATCCATGGGctaccaaaaaaatattttttcattaCCCAAGTGTATTTTGAAAACTAATTAATAGCATGCAATCCATGCtctgtgtgtgtttgtgtggcTGTCCTGTAGAGGTCTAATataaagatgaagtaactattGCAGTTGCCCTTGGGACCTTATTTGTGATTGCATTCTTTTCTGACTCCAGCTTATTTGCATACTGTACTTCATTGTGAAGCACCCTTATCTTCTTTATAGTCTTTTACTGATTAGAAATTTATTGCAGCTGCACGGGCCCTTGAACTGCTTAACTTCACTCCTATCAATGGAAAGCCTATCAGGATCATGTATTCTAACCGTGACCCCAGCTCACGCAAAAGTGGCGCAGGAAATATATTTATTAAGGTGAGATCCAAATTTCTATGCTTCTTTTTTATGCACTTATTTGAGGGTTCTTGCTGGGTTTTATCTGTTGCAGCCCCAATGTGCTTGGGATTAAAAGGTCATTGTCGTTGATGTTGTGCTTAATTTCTATATGCTATGTCAACTTTTCACTTATTAAGGCTGACCCTCTGTTCTATTTTGCAGAATCTTGATAAATCAATAGACAACAAAGCTTTGTATGACACGTTCTGTGCATTTGGGAACATCCTTTCATGTAAAATTGCTACAGACCCATCAGGAGAATCAAGGGGCTATGGCTTTGTTCAGTTTGAGAGGGATGAATCTGCTCAATCTGCTATTGATAAGCTTAATGGGATGCTTATCAATGACAAGAAAGTGTATGTTGGACCTTTTGTTCGCAAGCAGGACCGTGAAAATGTCTCCAGCAATGTCAAGTTCAGCAATGTTTATGTGAAGAATCTTTCTGAGACTGTAACTGATGATGAGTTGAAGGAGATGTTTGGAAAATATGGAACCATAACTAGCGCTGTTGTTATGAGGGACAGTGATGGAAAATCCAGGTGTTTTGGATTTGTCAATTTTGAAAATGCTGATGATGCTGCTCAGGCTGTTCAAGAGTTGAACGGCAAAGTATTCAACGATAAGGAACTGTTTGTTGGAAGAGCACAGAAAAAGTCAGAAAGAGAGATGGAGTTGAAGGAGAAATTTGAAAAGAATATTCAAGAAGTAACTGAGAAGTTCCAAAACACTAACTTGTATCTGAAAAACTTAGAGGACAATGTTGATGATGAGAAGTTGCGTGAACTCTTTGCTGAGTATGGCTCTATTACTTCCTGCAAGGTCAGTTCACTGTTCACTTGCTAATTTGCTCATAATATACTTCCTAGTTTAGGTTGCTGACAGGAACTATATTGTAGGTTATGCGGGATTCAAATGGTGTCAGCAGAGGGTCTGGATTTGTTGCTTTCAAATCCGCGGATGATGCTGCTCGCGCTGTAAGCTTTGTTTGGTCCGTGTATTTTGGAATGCTGAGTTGATTTGACAAATTTATAAAATAATTAGTCTTCTTAACACCCTTGTAGCTCACGGAAATGAACGGCAAAATGGTTGGAAGCAAGCCCCTTTATGTAGCTCTTGCACAGCGGAAAGAAGACAGGAAGGCAAAGCTACAGGTAAATATGCATTCGGGCATAAGTTTGCTGCATGATAATGTTGTATGTTATGCAAGTATGCTTTTTTGTACTGCAAAATCTCTTGTTTTTTCCATGCAATGTCGTCAGCAAGTCTGGTGTGGGTGTTTTTAAGCTATGCATCATCGCATATGTTGTATTTCACATGTTAATGTAACGCATATTCTTATGGGATCCCTTCACACAATAAATTTGCAGTATATTTTGTTTTGGAAGTGTCAAGCTTTCTATATTATAATCAACTTTTAAGTATGTTTGCCGTACTGAATTTATACAGATAGATTCATATTTGCCATCACGAAATGTTAGTATAGCTAAAATGATATCAGTAAATCATTGCTAGAAGTCTATCTGTCGTCCTGGTCAAAATAGAATACATCGTTTGTTCTTGAGCAGAGGGACAACTCTATATGCATGTTTGTATATATTTGGGATATTTGGGAAAATAATTACACTTTGCAATGGTTACTGATGAGTGCTTCTGGTTCAGCATATTTGGCTTTTGATAGTTCATAGATATGTAAATGGCATTTTGGGTGGGCAAGTTGACTAGTTTTATGTGAACGGGAAAGCACAACTCATGTATTTGGCTTTTGATAGTTCATTGATATGTAAATGGCATTTTTGGTGCGCAAGTTGACTAGTTTTATGTGAGCGGGAAAGTGCGACCCATGTAATAGCTGTATGGCATCAGAATCACTAAATATGCTCCTTTCAAATCTGTGCACTTCTACAGTGTCACTACGTAATCATCCCTACTTGTTTTGTTGATTGGCCAAATTGCTTTACTAGCATGATTTTTTGTATGTGTTAAGTTCATTTGTGTTCTCTAGggttcatgtgatgtacttttCATCCTCATTTGTTCTGTTGTAATTTGCTTTGGAATCTGGTATTCAATTTACTGATATACTTTGCAGGCACAATTTTCTCAAATGCGTCCTGTTGCAATGGCGCCTTCTGTTGGTTCTCGCATGCCCATGTTTCCACCTGGTGTTCCTGGAGTTGGTCAGCAGCTGTTTTATGGTCAGCCACCTCCAGCCTTTATCAACCCCCAGGTATTACATTCTTTGCATTTATTATGTATGTGCGGCTTGGTCTGTTGGATAATTGGTATCCTTTATTGACATGAATGTTACTGTGTACACGTACCACTATATTTTAGCAAAAAAGATATGCTGATATCATATTTGTTCTGAAATTATGCTCTGTGCCATTCTTCTGTAAGCTGGTTTGCTTGCACGACCAATGACCAAATCTAACAGAAGCTATGTTGCTTGATTTATCGTACAAAAAAATCATGTCTAACCCTAGTATTGGTATGGTATTGAACTGCAACCTTGGTACACTTGATAGTGATTTCTATTTAGTTTTTTGATTTCTTTGTGAAAATTGTTCAACACAAATGGAACTCTGTTCAATAAGAAACAATTCATTGTAAATTCTTTACTGATTGTTTATATCCTCTTGGTATGGGCATGATGACACCTGGTTTTTGGTcttcgtatttgtggagctgACAAGTTTTGTGTTGTTTAGGCTGGATTTGCCTTCCAGCAACCTTTGATGCCTGGGATGAGGCCTGGGGCTCCAATGCCAAATTTTATGATGCCAATGGTTCAGCAAGGGCAGCAGCCACAGCGTCCTGCTGGTAGgcgtgctggtgctggtggaaTGCAGCAACCTATGCCAATGGGTGGTCAGCAACAGGTAGTATCCTGTATTAAAAGGCATTATTCATTTTCATTCTTTGATTTCACGTGCCCTGTGTTAGTTATCATCTTTGGAGGAACTGACCTGAATTTTCTCTATGATGCAGATGTTCCCTAGAGGTGGGCGTGGCTACCGCTATCCCACTGGTCGCGGAATGCCTGATCCTGGCATGCATGGTGTTGGGGCTGTGATACCAGCTCCATACGAGATGGGTGGGATGCCAATTAGAGATGCTGGCGTGTCACAACCTGTTCCAATTGGAGCACTAGCCACTGCGCTTGCCAACGCCCCACCGGATCAGCAGAGGCTGGTATGATATTGAGCCTGCGATTTGTttgtttgcctttttttttgtttataatCAAGGATACCTCTTGACTTTGTAATGTGTTGCAGATGCTTGGTGAGAACCTGTATCCTCTAGTTGATCAGCTGGAGCATGAGCAGGCTGCCAAGGTGACTGGCATGCTTTTGGAGATGGACCAGACGGAGGTCCTGCACCTGCTGGAGTCGCCAGATGCGCTCAAGGCCAAGGTTGCTGAAGCCATGGAGGTCCTCCGCTCCGCCCAGCATCTCCAGCAGACCTCCCCGGAGCAGCAGCTGGCTAATCTGTCCCTGAACGATGGCGTCGTCTCCAGCTGAATGTGTCCGATGACTTGATCGGAGGCTGCTGGCAATTTTTGCTTATACTTATCCTATCTAGAGTGCAATGACTTGGTTTGCTTTGTTTATTGGAGTTTTAGCTTGCTCTATAATTAGCTGAACTAGGGTTGGTCTAGTTTTGTCCTGGATTGGTTGTTTTGATCGTATGGATATGTTGTTTCGTTGTCGGGTTGTCACCAAATTTATTACTTGCATCGCTACGGATAAAGTTGGTACAACTATCGGATATGTATAGTTGCTCATGCGCTAATTTGTAGTTTACGTGGTCCAGACTTGTAAACGGAATGGATCAAGGTCTACGGGCTAATGATATAAGATGGACTAAACCAAAAATTTAGATGAAAATTTTAGTTGCATTAGAAATAGGTTAAGGCGGGATAGGTGGATATGATTACTGATTAGACGATTAGGAAAATAGGACGCTGCAATCTACAGGAGTAAATCGAACTCTCTTATCCTCTCTTACCCTTTTTTTCTCCAACCACACGTCCACACGAGCTCCCCTAGGCGCCAGACCCTAGGCCCAACTCCTCCCCTCGCACGCCTTTCCTGGGCGCACCTCAGCTCTGGAGCAGTGGGCCCTTTGCCATGTACGTCCCTCCATCAGGCCCAAGACCATGGCGTCTCGCCGCTGCACAGCTGCTCTTCGCCCCCAAGTTTTTGCTGCTCGCCCCGTGCGGCGCCCTCCTcagctcctctccctctccgctGATGGACGGGCAGCtgcgcctcctctccctccccgctGGTGATGCTTGCCCGCTGCACGGCTCCTCTCCGCCCTCCGTGTTGAAGGTTCCAAACTTTGCAATTGATGATTTTCTTATGTTACAAAAGATTGTTTGAGATGTTGCAACGAACGATATGTAATGTTGTCATGGGTGATTTGATTCAAAGTTCTTTTTTCCTCCCCGTTGATGTTGCATTAGTTTCTTTGCAGATGTTGCATCTTCAATTTATGAATGTTGCGATGAGATATTGGATTATTTTGATGGATGTTGCATGAAACATACACCCCATATTTCAGTGGGATTTTTCTTTGAAACTGATTTGACATTATAAGCTAGTTTAGAATATTTTTGATGTTGCATAAGTTCATATATGATGTTGGGGATTCTATTGATTCATGTTGCACATTGGCTCTTTTATATGCTGGGCTCAGCGTCCGATGAAGCCCTCCTATCGGACGTCCGGGCGCTAGCTAGTCCTTTTAATCTTTTCAATCTTATCTGATCAAAGCATTATCCAAATTTGGTGAAATTTTCGAGTAATTTTTCTGATCCTTGTAAATAGTCTAAATATGGTTCCATTGAAGTAATGAGAGCTATGAGCTTTGTTTTGATCATGAATATATCAGATTTTATAATTCTTCGTTTGAGCAGCAAGGGTATAACTCTTGTTGATGTAAAGATAGACAAAATTAAATAGAACTGTATAGAGAGAACTTTGGAGCCATTTATTAGCTAATTAAACCTGAGAAGAGATAATATAACCATAAATGAATCCTGCATGCATGCTGGGAGTTGCAGAAGCTTCATGACTCGTGGCTCTCGTGACGTGGCTGAGCCCAGCACTTTGCCATCTCCACTGGCCACAGTAGGTCAGCCGCTGTATATCTCGTCTCATCTCAGTTTTTTTGTTTCCCCAGACTGGTCTCTCCTTCATCGCTAATACAAACAAAACAGCAATCTGCTTAGCAGTCACTTAGAGCTGTTCACACTCATTCTCCTCTATTTCCCTCCCCCAAAAGAATATTTCTGGTATGGTCATCGAGATTCTATCCTCTATAACCAATTTCTCTGCAGTCATCTATCCTCCATATCTCTCCTCTATACCAATTGCCAAGGGTGgacccctcctctgttctcctCCCTTCGCTCCGGCCACACGCCGCCGCGACCCCCAGCGGGCGGAGCTCAGCGCGGCCCCATGCGGCGCCGCTGGCGGCGGCCCCTGGCGGCCCCGTGGCCCGTGGGTGGAGCTCGGCTTGCGGCGGTCATCCTTCCTCTgctctctccctcttcctcccgcCTCTGTCCCTCCTAGCCACAGCGGCGTGTAGAATCGCGCTCGCGCCGGCCGTGGCGAGCAAGGCTAGGAGCGCGCTGCCGTGGCATCGTGGCGACCTGGGCCGGCGTAGGGACCCCGCCCCTCCTTCGGGCGTTGGGGCGACGCAGAGGCCGGCGCAGGGGCCCCGCCCCTCCCTGGTGGCTCGCCTCCCAGGGCTGCGGTGGCGCCTTTCCTCTCCCAGGGCTCACGGGACTGTGGCGCCCGCACCCTCAacctcctcgacgccggccatggcgggcctTGCAGCGGGACACCGGCCTCCCTGCACCTCCCTCCCCGGCGCTGCTGGGCGGAGGTCCGGGCGTGTGCtccaggag
This window contains:
- the LOC120672940 gene encoding polyadenylate-binding protein 8-like, whose protein sequence is MAAQGQQAASGSESGGGSPAAPAGAAAAAGAAFPATSLYVGDLHESVQDAQLFDVFSQVGGVVSVRVCRDINSRKSLGYAYVNYNNPADAARALELLNFTPINGKPIRIMYSNRDPSSRKSGAGNIFIKNLDKSIDNKALYDTFCAFGNILSCKIATDPSGESRGYGFVQFERDESAQSAIDKLNGMLINDKKVYVGPFVRKQDRENVSSNVKFSNVYVKNLSETVTDDELKEMFGKYGTITSAVVMRDSDGKSRCFGFVNFENADDAAQAVQELNGKVFNDKELFVGRAQKKSEREMELKEKFEKNIQEVTEKFQNTNLYLKNLEDNVDDEKLRELFAEYGSITSCKVMRDSNGVSRGSGFVAFKSADDAARALTEMNGKMVGSKPLYVALAQRKEDRKAKLQAQFSQMRPVAMAPSVGSRMPMFPPGVPGVGQQLFYGQPPPAFINPQAGFAFQQPLMPGMRPGAPMPNFMMPMVQQGQQPQRPAGRRAGAGGMQQPMPMGGQQQMFPRGGRGYRYPTGRGMPDPGMHGVGAVIPAPYEMGGMPIRDAGVSQPVPIGALATALANAPPDQQRLMLGENLYPLVDQLEHEQAAKVTGMLLEMDQTEVLHLLESPDALKAKVAEAMEVLRSAQHLQQTSPEQQLANLSLNDGVVSS